The segment CAGGCGGGAAGGCGAAAAAACTGTGGCCTATGCTGAATCACATGACCAATCTTTAGTTGGAGACAAGACCATTGCCTTCTGGCTCATGGACAAGGAGATGTACTTCAACATGCGCACCATTGACAAACATCCTGTCATTGACCGGGGGGTTGCCTTGCACAAAATGATCAGGTTGCTCACCATGTCTTTGGGCGGGGAAGCGTTTCTCACCTTTATGGGTAACGAGTTCGGGCATCCGGAATGGGTAGACTTTCCTAGGTTAGGTAACAACTGGAGTTACCAATACGCCCGGCGGCAATGGTCGTTGGTAGACAATCCTGACCTGAGATACCGACATATGTGGCAGTTTGAAAAGGACATGCTCTCCATCGCCGAGCAGTATTCTATTCTGGAAGGTGGTCCCGCGCTCAAACTGCACCAGGACAATACTAACAACGTGCTCATTTTCCAGAGGGCCGGTTTGATCTTCCTTTTCAATTTTCACCCTAAAAACTCCGTTCCGGATTATATATTCCCAGTTCAGGAAGCAGGTAGTTATTCCTTGATCCTTTCCTCAGATACACCAGAAACAGGAGGTCATGACCGCGTAGATACTACTATCCGATACTTCACTCTCCCTACCAAGTATGGCCCAAGACTGAGCATCTACCTGCCTAACCGTACGGCTTTGGTAATGAGGAGAGAAGATTGAAAAACTAGAATCAGGTAAAGATAAAGGAGTCGTTTAAGGGTTGTTTTTAAAAACAGCCCTTAAACGACTCCTTTTATATTATGTAACATTACAATGCTACTCACAACAAGCCAATCACTCAGCCCTTGAAAGCAGATTCTCCCCTTGAGGGGAGATAAAGAGGGGTGTTTACAAAGGAGAGCACGCATTCAAGAAAACACTAATCAGGGCATCAACTCGGAAGGAAAGCAAAGGAGAATCATCAATGCGTGGATTGGCAGGTGCAACACCCCTATTCGCTCCCCTCAAGGGGAGAATCTGCTAAGAGCCGCTGCTGGTTTAGAACTTTGAAGAATGGTATGTACCCGAAACTCTTTGTAATCACGGATCTACTTTTCCAAAATGGTTTGTTGGACAATAAACCTTCGTCTCACACTTATCCCTACTCAAAATAAGAAGGTCTGTAGTGGAAACCACAGCAGACCTTCTGTTTATCTATCTAATCTTAAAGACAGTTACTTATGTCATCATCTACGCTTTAGGCCAGTTTTCCAGAAACTAACCCCAAACGAATTATTCTGCTTAGTCCTGCAGAAGCAAAACGGTGTGCAGGCTTTCCATTACCTTGTCAGCGGTACTGCCCCAGGTAAGTTGCCTTACGGCTTTTTGGTTAGCTTCTACCTGTCTTCTCCGCAATTCTTCGTTTTCCAGCAACTGCAGAATATGTTCTGCCAAACCTTCGGTGTCGTTGCAATCAGCTACACTTGCCTCAGGCAACACTTCAGCAGCTCCCGTTTGGTGCGTGATCACTACCGGCAAGCCGGCCTGGGTTGCTTCCAGGGCAGCCAAGCCGAAAGGCTCAGACAGTGCTGGCAAACAGAACACAGAAGAATTTTTCAGAAGCGCTTCAGCTTTTGCTGGCGGCAAAAAACCAGTGAACGTAACTGATTCTTCAATGCCTAACCTTTTGACCATCAGCTTCGCCTCATCCAGTTGCGGTCCATGACCAGCAACTACAAAGTGAACGTCAGGGTCTTGGTTTAGTACTACTTTTGCAACTTTCAAGAATTGAAGCGGTCCTTTCTGTGCGACCAAACGTCCAAGGAAAGTTACCTGCTTTCTTTTGGCTGAAACTACCGGAGAAGCGGGTGCTTTATCCGCTCCGTTGTAGACCACTTGAATCTTTTTTGCCGAAATACCGTAGCGCTTCGTGATCATGCGGGCGGTTCTTTCACTTACCGTTAAGATAAGGTCAGCTTCATGCATCGCCTTAGTTTCCAACTCAAACACCCAACCTAACGGCTCCCCTACCTGGCGGTCAAATGACAGGCTGTGCACGTGCACAATTAACGGAACCTTGCGTTGAATCTTTATCTCCATACCCGCCAGGAAAGTCATCCAGTCATGGGCATATACGGCATCAAATTCTTTATGTGAAGCAAGCCTCGCTGCATAACGGGCAAACTGGATCACCTCAAAATTGAGGGTACCTTTAGCACCTTTGGCAAATGTGATTTGTGGTTGCCCCTGAGCAGCAGCAGATTGGGGCTGAGAAGCTGTTTCCTGCGCATATGGGCCTTTTTGCTCCTGGTTTACTACTTCAACTTTGTCCTGAAGTTCAGAAGAATGTTGAGTATAGCCTTGTCCTACCTCAGGTTCTTCATAAGGAAACAACGCGGCGGGTACTCTGAGTGTAGTAGCAAAACGCTCAAATGTTTGCTCTACAGGAGCTTGTTTAATCTCGGCCAGATTGAGGGCATCTAACCCTACAACCTCCGCATGTTGATCAATGGCCAGGTGATCTGCCTGCGGCACAATCATGGTAAGTTCAATCTGTTTGGCTAAGGCCTCAGCTAAATGAAAACAAGCTTTGCCTACTCCTCCATTCAAAATAGGTTGGTCTTCCCAACCCAGCATTAATACTCTGAGTTTTTTCATTATATCTTTAATTCATCTACGACGCAGGGGAGAGGTGTCTTGTAAAGATAAGTAACCAACCCGCTAGTTCAAGGGTAATTCACACTTTTTTTTGCCAGTTTGTTCACCAAAATAGAAAATTTAAAAACATTCCGTAATTATGCGATTTAATTTCTGAATAAATACGCAAAAAACAGCCCTTCTTTTCTTCTTTGCTTCTAATACTTTTTCATGGATAGTACAATTTAAGATACCAATTACATGATCAATGACCTGGGGGTCAAACACGAGGAGTTCTTCGCGGGTACTGTTCTCCAGGTCCATTCAACTGACAATTGCACTCTATTTACCTGTGATAACCGGGTGGGCTTGAAAGTGGAAGCTGTCACGCAGCACATTCTACGGTTTAAGTTTAGCACGGACGGAACCTTCTCCCGGGAGTTTTCCTATGCCCTCTCCCCTTCCCGCCCCCAGGAAAAGGTGAAGCTGAAAATAAAAGAACTGGCAGACCATTACCGGCTTACTACCAAGGAGCTAATTTGCACTGTTTCCAAAAACGGCCTGATCACACGTATTCTAGACAAGTCTGGCAATATCCTGAACGAAGACGAGAAAGGTTTTCATTGGGAAGAGCACAAAGACTATGGCGGCGATATTGTGAAGATGAGCAAAGCCGTGCAGCCGCAGGAGTTCTTTTATGGCTTGGGCGACAAAGCCGACAACATGAACCTGCGGGGCAAGCGCTTTGAGAATTGGGGTTCAGATACCTATGGCTACAAAATAGGCACCGATCCGCTGTACAAGAACATCAACTTTTATATGGGGTTGCACCGCCGCAACGCCTACGGCATCTTCTTTGACAACACTTTCAGGGCTTTCTTTGATTTCGCGAGTGAGCGCAAGGAAGTAACCAGCTTCTGGGCGCAGGGCGGCACCATGGAGTATTACTTTATCTATGGCCCTTCCCTCACGCAGGTGGTGCAACAATATACCACAAAGACCTGGCCAAAGGCTTCAGAGACCGTTCTATCCCCTGTGATGCCCTGTACCTGGACATAGACTACATGGAAGGTTTCCGGTGCTTTACCTGGAGCAAAAGCCATTTCCCTGAACCCCATCGCATGGTGCAGGAACTGAAGGAAGACGGTTTCAAAACGGTGGTCATCATTGACCCGGGCATCAAAATTGACCATGACTATTGGGTGTACCAGGAAGGCATCAAAAATGATTATTTCTGCCGCCGCGCCGATGGTCCTTTGTACAAGGGAACTGTGTGGCCGGGACTGTGCCACTTCCCGGACTATACCCGTGAAGAGGTGCGCACCTGGTGGGCTGGTCTGTTTAAGGGCCTTATTCAGGAAACCGGCGTTAAAGGCGTCTGGAATGACATGAACGAACCGGCGGTGTTTGAGATTGGCACTTTCCCCAATGACGTGCGCCACCATTATGACGGCGACCCTGGCAGTCACCGCAAGGCTCATAACATCTACGGCATGCAGATGGCCCGCGCCACTTATGAAGGTGTAAAGAACTTCTCTTATCCAGACCGCCCCTTTACCATAACCCGCTCAGGCTACGCCGGGGTGCAGCGTTTTGCTTCTGGCTGGACCGGTGATAACATTGCCTCCTGGGATCACCTTTGGCTGGCCAACATTCAGTGTCAGCGCCTTAGTATTTCAGGAATGTCTTTTATTGGCTCTGACATAGGCGGGTTTATAAAATCACCAGACGGCGAGCTGTACATCCGGTGGCTACAGTTAGGGATCTTCCATCCGTTCTGCCGCACCCACTCCTCGGGTGACCACGGAGACCAGGAGCCCTGGTCTTTTGGGGAGCCGTACACAGCATTGGCCCGCAAATTCATTGAGCTACGCTATCAGCTTCTGCCTTACATGTACTCTACCTTCTGGCAGTACACTACCCAAGGAACTCCCATGCTGCGGCCCTTGGCTTTTGTGGACCAGACAGATCCTGATTGCTACCACCGTATGGCAGAATTTTGCTTAGGCGATAATCTTTTGGTGTGCCCCATTACGCAACCGGGGGTAGACGGCAGAATCTTATACCTGCCGCAAGGAAACTGGTACAACTTCTGGACTGGTCTTATGGAAGCCGGTAAACGAGAAGTATGGGCAGATGCCCCACTAGACAAGGTACCTATGTTCATCAAAGCCGGAGCCGTGGTTCCCTTCTACCCTGTGCAGCAGTACGTGGGGGAACTGGCAGCACCCCAGGTGGCGCTGCATGTGTACTACAACCAGGGCACCTGCGTGAGCGAACTATATGAAGACGGTGGCGAAGGCTACGGGTACACAGAGGGCAATTTTCTGCACAAAGTTTTCCGGACGGAAGGCAGCTTAACCCTGTTCACCCTTACCCAGGAAAGAAAAGGCGACGGTCAGGATGGTTACCGGTACTACGCTATTTTCATTCACGGCTTACAAACACATACAGCCAAAATCATAGTAGATGAACAGGAAGTTACCTGGGAAAATGTAGCCGCTACCAACCTTATCTTTGTTTCCGTACCCAATGATTTTACGCTACTTCAGGTAATTCCTTCACCTATCGTATAATCAACATTAAGCGGCCCGTTTAGGAGGTGATTAGTAAAACACCTCCTAAACGGGCCGCTTAAAATTATTTTTTTGAGGATTTATACATAAACCCGCATACAGTTTGCTATTCCTGGTGTGTGCTTAATGCCAGTTGGTAAGCACGCTCGTAATGCACCAGCAGCTTTTTCCAGTCAAACATTTCTGACAAGCCTTCTACTTTATTCCGTTGGGCAATCCGCTCCCGGCGGCTCATTTCCACATAGTCATACAAGTGTTCTGTGAGTTGCTCGGCAGAATCATTGAAGTTGCGCTCATGGCGGTCTATTACGTAGATACCTTTGTCAGTATACTTCTTGATGTTCTTCTTCACGTAATCACCAAAACCAGACAAATCACTGGTCACGGCTGGAATACCACTGGCTACGCACTCCAGCGGAGTATAACCCCACGGCTCGTAATAGCTAGGGAAGATACCTAAGTGACAGCCCCGCACAAACTGCCCGTACTCCATCCCGAAAAGAGGGTTGGTAGGTGAGATAAAATCTGGGTGGTACACAATCTTCACGCGGTCATCAGCATTGTTTACCAGGTTAGAGCTCCGCAGGAAATGCAGGATCTCATCTGATTGATCATTAATGAGATTGTGCGTCACTACCGGAGGCAGCATATGCGTTTTCCATGACTGTATAGTCCTCCTATACCGTAGTTTCCAATAATCATCTACGTACTCGTTCAGCTCCGGTAATTTATGATCTGAACTAGCCGCCGCATCATAGAACAGCCTCTCCCCAATCTGGTCTTTAATGGCCTCACAGGTTTCCTGTATCTCTTCCATTAAAGCCTTTGAATGCAGCACGTGCGGGTTAATGGTAGTGAATGGCTGTTTGGTGATAAAGAACATCACCACCGTCATATCACTTTTAGACACCTTCATGCGGTGATTCAGGCGGGCCAAAGCCTCCAGAGTAAGGTCAAAGCCTTTGTTACGGTATTCAAAACGCCCCGAAGTGAACAGGTAAATGGTCTTGTCCAGGTCAAAAGGGAAACTCTGGAAAAAGTGCCCCATGACAAACCGGTGAATCCGCTTCTTGTACGTTAAGTGCAAGTTCTGGAACTCGTGCATGGCGGTGAACCGCCGGATGTTGAGCCCGTTCGGCAACACTGTATCCGGGATCCGGTCTAGCAGGTAGATACACTCCCGCACGGTGACTTCGCTGACCGTGGTAAACACGTGCGCCCCATGCGCGGCGGCCCTTTCAATAGAAACGGCGGGCTCAATGTTGAAATGCTGCGCCTCTCTCTGCCAATCAACCGAGGTTAACTGGTCATAGAAGTTGGGGTCATTCATGGCAAGGTAACGTCCCAGCAAGGTCGCGTGCGTGGTGAAAACGATCTTCACCGGCACCTGGTCTTTTCTCAGGTCTGGAATGGCAGAACCCACCATCCACTCATGGAAGTGCGCTACCACCTGGGTTTTAGCAGATAATATGGTGATAAACCGCTTCACCAAACTTCCGAAGGCCAGCACCTGGTTCAGGAGGTCTTCATTGGAAGTAGGTATGCGGTGGTTTTCCCAAAGGAAATACTTGATCTCCCCTAGCTGCCCAAAGGAACTGCGCGGGTTGATCAACACAATTTTAGGCCGACCAGTCACCAGCCAGGTTCCATAGTAACACTCTACGCCCTGGGCCTGTAGTTCCAGCACCGCCTGCCCGTACACATCAGAATAGTCATCTGTGGGTTCAAATTCATGGGCGGCTTGTTGCGGGAAATAAGGACCTATAAGACAATACTGGTCGCCCCAGTACTCAATCATGGCAGGTACTTTAGAGCGGATTACCGTGTAGATACCACCTACTTGGTTACACGCTTCCCAGGCTATTTCAAGAAGATGCGGAGACGCAGAAGATAATTGTTGCATGGAGGGTCAGTTTAAGGGTATTTTACTCAAATTAGAGTAAAAGGGATATAGCAGAAAGTAATTTGTTTTACACTTTTTCAATTAAGGGCACTCGTGAATTTTGCCTCCAATTGATAATCCTCTCACCCTCAGACCCCAAGCAAAATTCCCGTTTTTCAAATCTAAAACTTTTTTGCAGAATTCATACCCCCAGCTTAAATCAGCCACCAGATAAATGAATTTATAAGCGTTTTCACACCTGTTTTGCAAGGGTTTTACTAAAACCTGTAAAGGAACATATTCTGGTTTATTGGCAAAACTCCCTAGGTTCTTCAGAATTTTTCAACTCCTGGCACAACCAAAATTTAAATTTGGTCTATACTTCAGGCAAACGCCGTAACCGGCTTTATCCCTGATTTCTTTAAAACACACCTAAAACAAACACTATGAGCATTGTATATGAAGGGCACGTGATCTGGGCACAAGTAGACGCCAACATGCACCTTCGCCACTCGGCCTACGCCGATTTTGCCGCCCAGGCGCGTATCTCCATGTTAGATACGTTGGGCCTTGATTTTAAAACTTTTCAGCACCTGAAAATAGGACCTATTCTGTTCCGGGAAGAATTGCAATACCTGCGCGAAGTAGGCATCAATGACACCGTCAAAGTTGAATCTGTACTGACCAAAGCCCGCCCGGATGGTTCGCGTTGGTCCATCCGTCATGAGCTGTACCGCAGCGATGGTGTGAAAGCGGCCATCATCAACGTAGATGGTGCCTGGATTGACCTCCTGAAGCGTAAGCTGGCCGGTCTGCCTGAAGATCTTGCCCAGAAGTTCATGAGCCTGCCTCAAGCCGAGGATTTTGTCCTAGAATAACCTTTCTGTTTAGGGACTACTTTCTGGAAAGTAGCCCCTAAACAGAAATCACTTTACTTATTTACTGTCACCTGTTTTTGTTCTTATCAGCTTCCTTAAATTAGGGGCATGATACGTCTCCTCACCCCTCCCCGCTTGCAGTGCAAAAGAAGTACGCGCAAGCTCTTCCTACTCTCGTTGCTCTTCTCTGCCCAAGTGGGTTTGGCCAAGACCAAAGACCCGGTGTTAGACAGCATTGTAAAAGAAGCGACCCAAAATTCTCAGCTGGAAACGCTGGCGCATGAACTGATGGATGTGATTGGTCCACGCCTGGTGGGTACGCCCCAAATGCAGCAAGCCAATGACTGGGCCGTGGCTAAATACAAAGGCTGGGGCATTGCTGCCAGAAATGAGAAATGGGGAGAATGGCGCGGCTGGCAAAGAGGCATCTCGCACATTGATATGGTGCACCCCCGGGTAAGAACCCTGGAGGGCATGCAACTGGCCTGGAGCCCCAGCACCAAAGGCAAAGGCGTCACCGCTGAAACCATCACCCTCCCTGAAACTGTCACAGATTCCATGGCCTTCCAGAAGTGGTTGCCCAACGTGAAAGGCAAATTTGTGCTGATCTCCATGCCGCAGCCCACCGGAAGACCCGATTACAACTGGCAGGAGTTCGCCACGAAAGAGTCTTTTGAGAAAATGAAAGCGGAGCGCACCGCCCTAACCGAAGCCTGGCGCACCAAGATGGCAAAGATGGGATACACTACCCGCACCTTGCCCGTGGCCCTGGAAAAAGCCGGAGCTGCCGGAGTGGTCATGTCTAATTGGTCAAACGGGTTTGGAGTGAACAAGATCTTCAGTGCCTACACGAAGAAGATTCCTACGGTAGACCTTTCTTTGGAGGATTACGGAATGGTGTACCGCCTCACCGCTTCTGGTCAGAAACCCAAAATCAACGTGCAGGCCGAATCTAAAGAGCGCGGCATGGTACCTACTTTCAACACCATCGCGGAGATAAAAGGAACCCAGAAACCAGATGAGTACGTGATCCTGTCGGCGCACTTTGACTCCTGGGATGGCGCTACTGGTGCCACTGATAACGGAACCGGCACCCTGGTCATGATGGAAGCCATGCGAATACTGAAGAAGATCTACCCTAACCCTAAAAGAACCATCATGGTAGGGCATTGGGGTAGCGAAGAGCAAGGACTGAACGGTTCCCGCTCATTTGTGGAAGACCACCCGGAAATTGTAAGCAAAATACAGGCAGTGTTTAACCAGGACAATGGTACCGGCCGCGTGGTCAACTTAGGTGGCTCTGGCTTCCTGCACTCTTATGAATTCCTGAACCGCTGGTTGGCTCCGGTACCGACAGAGATCCGCTCCCACATACAAACCAACTTCCCGGGTGCCCCGGGCGGCGGCGGATCAGACCACGCCTCGTTTGTAGCAGCGGGTGCTCCGGCGTTTTCGCTTAGTTCCCTGAGCTGGTCTTACGGCACCTACACCTGGCACACCAACCGCGACACCTATGACAAGATCGTGTTTGATGATGTGCGTAGCAACGCCATTCTTACTGCTATTTTAGCTTACATGGCCAGTGAAGACCCCACTACCACCTCCCGTGAAAGAAGTGTGTTACCAGCCAACCAAAGAACTGGTCAGCCTGGTACCTGGCCTGCTCAAACCAAGCCTACTCGCAAAGGTGGGGGTTGAGTAGAACTTAGCAAAGTAAAAGCTCTGATCTAACATATCACGAGTTCTGTAAGAAAGCAGAAAGCCCCCGGAAGACTGAACTTCCGGGGGCTTTCTGCTTTTATCCACCTTAAGGCTTTTTAAATAAGGGCTATGATGTTCTGCTGCGCGCCAACAAAAATCCTCCAGCTACTACAGCTAGCCCCACGCCCACAATGGCTGCCCAGTTTCTGGTAGCAGTCGTTACAGGGGTTTGCATCTCCGCGGAAAGCAGCGGTTCATAATTAATGCCGCTGGTAACGGTTAGCACCAATTGTACGGCTTCTTCCGGAGAATCCCATTGCGGGAAGTGACCGCAACTAGAAAACCAATGTATGCAGGCATCAGGAAAAAGGCGCAAAGCCCTGGAAGCTTGCTGCGGAAAACAAACCCTGTCCTGCTTACCCCACCCAATAATCAAAGGTGCTTGCAGGGTACCGCGCGGAACTCCTTTTTGGGGTTCGCCATACGTTAAGTTGTACAACAAGTCATCAAAGGAGGCAGACGTAGCAAAGGTTCGCATTTCTTCCTGCACCAGTTCTGCGTGTAGATCCCAGGGACGGGCAGAAAACTGGGGCAACAGCAAGGTGCGACCAACCGGGTTCCCTGCGATAGCAGGCATCACGGGTTGCAACCATTGCACCAGCCTTCTGGAAGCCGCCACTGAAAAGTAGAAGAATGGTTTCTCCCAGCCTTTCCAGAATCCGCCCGGGTCTAAAGACACAACTGCCCCTACTATCCCCCCACGTCTTACTAACTCCAGCACCAGGCGCGCACCCATGGAACTGCCCACGGCATCAATCCCCAAAAGATTCTGGCTTTCCAGAAAAGAGGTGACCGCATCGGCTAAGGTGCTAATGGAAACTTCCCCTTGTAACGGGGGGGTAGCACCATGCCCCGGTAAATCAATCGCAATTACCTCACGGCCTGCATCTGCCAGCCCGTCTATCATTAAGTCCCAGGAGCGGGAGCTTCCGCCAATGCCATGTACCAGTAACAGAGGTTTCCCTTCGCCTCGCCGGATGAAATGCATGTCCATTTGAAATCAGGTTAAGTGCTCAAAGCGTTTTGAGACTGCTTAGAGATACGGGGTAAAAGCACCCTTGTTCTACCTTCTGCTACCCTAAAACTTTCCTTTTGTAGGTAAAGCCAAAAAATGAAGGCCCTGTTTTAAGGCAGATTTAATAAAAATTGCTTCAAAACAGGGCCTCCTTAAAGTTCATCAATCAGCAAGAGTAAGTGGCCATGGACCTAAACCTATGATCTTACTGCACCCGTTTCTGAGTCACATAGAAGTTTGGATCTACTTTAATCCCGGTGGCACCAGCAGCAAGGGTAGCTTTTTTCCAGGTGGTGGAGACCGGTTGTAACCACGTTTCTTTTCCAGCTACCAAAACTTTTACCGGCAGGTTAAAGCCCTTGACGACATTGTTCCAGCGGTACGAGAGGGTTTTTCCTTCCACCTTATACTCCAGTTCAGGAATACGAACATCGCGGAGGTACTGGTCAAAGAAAGCTTTCAGGTCCTTTCCGGTTTGTTGACTGATGTAGTTTTCAATCTGGGCGGTTGTCACCGTCTGGTGGTAAAACTCTTTGTTCAGGCCACGCAGTAGTTTCCGCCATTTCTCGTCATCATTCACCACTTGCCGAAGGGTGTGCAGCATGTTGCCGCCTTTGGGGTACATGTCACCGGAGCCGCTGAAGTTTACATTATATATCCCGATGATGGGCCGGTCATTTCTGATTCCGCGACGGGTACCGATCACGTACTCACTTGCGGCTTTTTTGCCATGGTAATATTCCACAAACAAGCTCTCTGAGTAGTTGGTAAAACTCTCATGAATCCACATGTCAGCGTTGTCTTTGTAAGTGATGTTGTTGGCAAACCATTCATGCCCACTTTCGTGGATGATGATGAAGTCGAACTTCAGGCCCCAACCCGTGCCGCTGAGGTCCCGACCCAGGTAGCCGTTCTGGTATTTGTTTCCGTAGGTCACTGAGCTCTGGTGTTCCATGCCCAGATACGGCACCTCCACCAATTTATAGCTGTCTTCATAGAAAGGGTACGGCCCAAACCAGTGCTCAAAGGCTTTCAGCATCTGGGGTACTTGCTTGAACTGCTCTTTGGCTTTGGCCAGGTTCTCGCGCAGCACATAATAATTGCAATCCAGCTTGCCTTTTTCGCCGGCGTAGGTTTCTGAGAAGTTCACGTAATCGGCAATATTCACATTCACGCCGTAGTTGTTGATGGGATTTGTAACCGCCCAATGGAAGGTGTGGGTGCCGTCTGCGTGCTGCTCTAGTTTGCGCAAGCGCCCATTAGAGACATCAACCAGGTCTTTCGGCACCGTTACCCTAATCATCATGCTGTCGGGCTCATCGTACATGTGGTCTTTGCAGGGCCAAAACAAGCTTGCGCCGTCGCCTTGCACCGAGGTGGCAATGAAAGGTTTACCGTTGCTGTCTTTCTTCCAGGTAACGCCCCCGCTCCACGGCGGATTGGTGCTTACCTGGGGTTTGCCGCCGTAGGTTACTTCCACGGTCTGCAGGGTACCAGGCACTTGTTTGGCAGCTAGCTGAATAAACCAGGCATTCCCATCCTGCTTCACCCTCAGGTTCTGCCCGTTCTGCCGAACCTGCTCAATGCGCATGGGCGGCTGCAAATCAATCTGCATCACCT is part of the Rufibacter tibetensis genome and harbors:
- a CDS encoding glycosyltransferase; translation: MKKLRVLMLGWEDQPILNGGVGKACFHLAEALAKQIELTMIVPQADHLAIDQHAEVVGLDALNLAEIKQAPVEQTFERFATTLRVPAALFPYEEPEVGQGYTQHSSELQDKVEVVNQEQKGPYAQETASQPQSAAAQGQPQITFAKGAKGTLNFEVIQFARYAARLASHKEFDAVYAHDWMTFLAGMEIKIQRKVPLIVHVHSLSFDRQVGEPLGWVFELETKAMHEADLILTVSERTARMITKRYGISAKKIQVVYNGADKAPASPVVSAKRKQVTFLGRLVAQKGPLQFLKVAKVVLNQDPDVHFVVAGHGPQLDEAKLMVKRLGIEESVTFTGFLPPAKAEALLKNSSVFCLPALSEPFGLAALEATQAGLPVVITHQTGAAEVLPEASVADCNDTEGLAEHILQLLENEELRRRQVEANQKAVRQLTWGSTADKVMESLHTVLLLQD
- a CDS encoding alpha-glucosidase domain-containing protein encodes the protein MINDLGVKHEEFFAGTVLQVHSTDNCTLFTCDNRVGLKVEAVTQHILRFKFSTDGTFSREFSYALSPSRPQEKVKLKIKELADHYRLTTKELICTVSKNGLITRILDKSGNILNEDEKGFHWEEHKDYGGDIVKMSKAVQPQEFFYGLGDKADNMNLRGKRFENWGSDTYGYKIGTDPLYKNINFYMGLHRRNAYGIFFDNTFRAFFDFASERKEVTSFWAQGGTMEYYFIYGPSLTQVVQQYTTKTWPKASETVLSPVMPCTWT
- a CDS encoding glycoside hydrolase family 31 protein; translation: MDYMEGFRCFTWSKSHFPEPHRMVQELKEDGFKTVVIIDPGIKIDHDYWVYQEGIKNDYFCRRADGPLYKGTVWPGLCHFPDYTREEVRTWWAGLFKGLIQETGVKGVWNDMNEPAVFEIGTFPNDVRHHYDGDPGSHRKAHNIYGMQMARATYEGVKNFSYPDRPFTITRSGYAGVQRFASGWTGDNIASWDHLWLANIQCQRLSISGMSFIGSDIGGFIKSPDGELYIRWLQLGIFHPFCRTHSSGDHGDQEPWSFGEPYTALARKFIELRYQLLPYMYSTFWQYTTQGTPMLRPLAFVDQTDPDCYHRMAEFCLGDNLLVCPITQPGVDGRILYLPQGNWYNFWTGLMEAGKREVWADAPLDKVPMFIKAGAVVPFYPVQQYVGELAAPQVALHVYYNQGTCVSELYEDGGEGYGYTEGNFLHKVFRTEGSLTLFTLTQERKGDGQDGYRYYAIFIHGLQTHTAKIIVDEQEVTWENVAATNLIFVSVPNDFTLLQVIPSPIV
- a CDS encoding glycosyltransferase, whose amino-acid sequence is MQQLSSASPHLLEIAWEACNQVGGIYTVIRSKVPAMIEYWGDQYCLIGPYFPQQAAHEFEPTDDYSDVYGQAVLELQAQGVECYYGTWLVTGRPKIVLINPRSSFGQLGEIKYFLWENHRIPTSNEDLLNQVLAFGSLVKRFITILSAKTQVVAHFHEWMVGSAIPDLRKDQVPVKIVFTTHATLLGRYLAMNDPNFYDQLTSVDWQREAQHFNIEPAVSIERAAAHGAHVFTTVSEVTVRECIYLLDRIPDTVLPNGLNIRRFTAMHEFQNLHLTYKKRIHRFVMGHFFQSFPFDLDKTIYLFTSGRFEYRNKGFDLTLEALARLNHRMKVSKSDMTVVMFFITKQPFTTINPHVLHSKALMEEIQETCEAIKDQIGERLFYDAAASSDHKLPELNEYVDDYWKLRYRRTIQSWKTHMLPPVVTHNLINDQSDEILHFLRSSNLVNNADDRVKIVYHPDFISPTNPLFGMEYGQFVRGCHLGIFPSYYEPWGYTPLECVASGIPAVTSDLSGFGDYVKKNIKKYTDKGIYVIDRHERNFNDSAEQLTEHLYDYVEMSRRERIAQRNKVEGLSEMFDWKKLLVHYERAYQLALSTHQE
- a CDS encoding acyl-CoA thioesterase, with product MSIVYEGHVIWAQVDANMHLRHSAYADFAAQARISMLDTLGLDFKTFQHLKIGPILFREELQYLREVGINDTVKVESVLTKARPDGSRWSIRHELYRSDGVKAAIINVDGAWIDLLKRKLAGLPEDLAQKFMSLPQAEDFVLE
- a CDS encoding M20/M25/M40 family metallo-hydrolase; its protein translation is MIRLLTPPRLQCKRSTRKLFLLSLLFSAQVGLAKTKDPVLDSIVKEATQNSQLETLAHELMDVIGPRLVGTPQMQQANDWAVAKYKGWGIAARNEKWGEWRGWQRGISHIDMVHPRVRTLEGMQLAWSPSTKGKGVTAETITLPETVTDSMAFQKWLPNVKGKFVLISMPQPTGRPDYNWQEFATKESFEKMKAERTALTEAWRTKMAKMGYTTRTLPVALEKAGAAGVVMSNWSNGFGVNKIFSAYTKKIPTVDLSLEDYGMVYRLTASGQKPKINVQAESKERGMVPTFNTIAEIKGTQKPDEYVILSAHFDSWDGATGATDNGTGTLVMMEAMRILKKIYPNPKRTIMVGHWGSEEQGLNGSRSFVEDHPEIVSKIQAVFNQDNGTGRVVNLGGSGFLHSYEFLNRWLAPVPTEIRSHIQTNFPGAPGGGGSDHASFVAAGAPAFSLSSLSWSYGTYTWHTNRDTYDKIVFDDVRSNAILTAILAYMASEDPTTTSRERSVLPANQRTGQPGTWPAQTKPTRKGGG
- a CDS encoding alpha/beta fold hydrolase, producing the protein MDMHFIRRGEGKPLLLVHGIGGSSRSWDLMIDGLADAGREVIAIDLPGHGATPPLQGEVSISTLADAVTSFLESQNLLGIDAVGSSMGARLVLELVRRGGIVGAVVSLDPGGFWKGWEKPFFYFSVAASRRLVQWLQPVMPAIAGNPVGRTLLLPQFSARPWDLHAELVQEEMRTFATSASFDDLLYNLTYGEPQKGVPRGTLQAPLIIGWGKQDRVCFPQQASRALRLFPDACIHWFSSCGHFPQWDSPEEAVQLVLTVTSGINYEPLLSAEMQTPVTTATRNWAAIVGVGLAVVAGGFLLARSRTS